A genomic region of Manihot esculenta cultivar AM560-2 chromosome 15, M.esculenta_v8, whole genome shotgun sequence contains the following coding sequences:
- the LOC110602042 gene encoding vinorine synthase, whose amino-acid sequence MAKVVKIDIITREIIKPSSPTLQHLRFMKLSLLDQLNFTMSTPILFFYPNKIQNIKQKSQLLKSSLSKTLTLFYPLAGKLKDHSFIHCNDHGVEFVDALVDCPMTDIFQNPDNFLLEKFISVDFNHTESSFRGAVIQANFFTCGGLAIGVSLSHKIADAASLATFLMAWTAASLAKETPHTVVPHFISDTIFPSPADSLTLPPPPPLLLTIETTTRRYVFDASNVSMLKAKAASATVQTPTRVEAITAFLWKCLMNLSGKKLSRFIKQSVLIQSVNLRPRFDPPMPENYIGNMSGKFLVETKDRNIELQGLVVLLRKGLEQVSNDGSRRILEFAKKFGELHGRDDVDMYSFTSLCGFPLYEVDFGWGKPMWATVTNLVLKNYVVLMDTRDGKGIEVCLSLSKEDVELLERNNQELLTFASVNPYLEACF is encoded by the exons ATGGCGAAGGTGGTGAAAATAGACATTATCACAAGAGAGATAATCAAGCCATCTTCTCCAACTCTTCAACACCTTAGATTCATGAAGCTTTCTCTTCTTGACCAGTTAAATTTCACAATGTCCACACCAATACTTTTCTTCTACCCTaacaaaattcaaaatataaaacaaaaatcCCAACTCCTAAAATCATCTTTGTCAAAAACGCTTACCCTTTTCTACCCACTTGCTGGTAAGCTCAAAGATCATTCCTTCATCCATTGCAATGATCATGGCGTTGAATTCGTTGACGCTCTTGTTGATTGCCCTATGACAGATATATTTCAAAACCCAGATAATTTTttgcttgaaaagtttatttCTGTTGATTTTAATCACACAGAATCATCATTCAGAGGTGCTGTGATTCAAGCCAACTTCTTTACTTGTGGTGGTTTAGCAATCGGAGTTAGCCTTTCACACAAGATTGCAGATGCAGCTTCCTTAGCCACATTTCTCATGGCATGGACTGCTGCATCTCTAGCCAAGGAAACACCGCATACGGTGGTACCACATTTCATTTCCGATACCATATTTCCTTCACCGGCGGATTCCTTAACCTTACCACCGCCGCCACCGCTGCTGTTGACCATAGAGACGACAACCAGGAGATACGTGTTTGATGCGTCCAACGTCTCCATGCTCAAAGCTAAAGCTGCTAGTGCAACAGTGCAAACGCCAACTCGTGTTGAAGCTATTACAGCATTTCTCTGGAAATGCTTAATGAATCTATCAGGAAAAAAGCTGTCAAGATTTATAAAACAATCTGTTCTGATTCAGTCTGTGAATCTCCGACCAAGGTTTGATCCTCCCATGCCTGAAAACTACATCGGAAACATGTCTGGAAAATTTCTTGTCGAAACAAAGGACAGGAACATAGAGCTACAAGGTTTGGTGGTTCTTCTAAGGAAAGGTTTAGAGCAGGTAAGCAATGACGGATCTAGGA GAATCCTAGAGTTTGCCAAGAAGTTTGGAGAGCTGCATGGTAGAGatgatgtggacatgtatagcTTCACAAGTTTATGTGGATTTCCATTATATGAAGTGGATTTTGGTTGGGGGAAGCCAATGTGGGCTACTGTTACAAATTTGGTGTTAAAGAATTATGTGGTGTTGATGGATACTAGGGATGGAAAAGGAATTGAGGTTTGCTTGTCTCTGAGTAAAGAGGATGTGGAATTGTTAGAAAGAAATAATCAAGAGTTGCTTACATTTGCATCTGTAAATCCTTATTTGGAAgcatgtttttaa